From the genome of Notolabrus celidotus isolate fNotCel1 chromosome 5, fNotCel1.pri, whole genome shotgun sequence, one region includes:
- the LOC117812326 gene encoding cysteine-rich and transmembrane domain-containing protein 1-like, which translates to MNDYPPPYGPHPINNPGYPPVIGPQPSVFPGSSYQTFPQNYAGPSGPYMNQPGYQGYQTGPHGEQLRPTTTVVVVEQQRPQDDGGGAEEGFLAACYAAVCCCCLMDMLSDDHSDYCTD; encoded by the exons ATGAATGATTACCCCCCTCCATACGGCCCTCATCCCATCAATAACCCCGGGTACCCCCCAG TTATCGGCCCTCAGCCCTCAGTGTTCCCTGGCTCCTCATACCAG ACCTTCCCTCAGAACTATGCCGGACCCTCAGGGCCCTACATGAACCAGCCCGGGTACCAGGGCTACCAGACCGGACCCCACGGAGAGCAGCTTAGACCCACCACCACAG TGGTGGTGGTCGAGCAGCAGAGGCCTCAGGACGACGGTGGCGGCGCTGAGGAGGGATTCCTCGCGGCGTGTTACGctgctgtgtgctgctgctgcctcatgGACATGCTGAGCGACGACCACTCCGACTACTGCACtgactga
- the LOC117812881 gene encoding histone H2B 1/2-like has translation MAGEGDKAPKKGMKKAVTKAAKGTKKRRRTRKESYAIYVYKVLKQVHPDTGISSKAMSIMNSFVKDIFERIACEASRLAKYNKRSTITSREIQTAVRLLLPGELAKHAVSEGTKAVTKYTSSK, from the coding sequence ATGGCAGGAGAAGGAGACAAAGCACCCAAGAAGGGAATGAAGAAGGCAGTGACTAAGGCTGCCAAGGGCActaagaagaggaggaggaccaggAAGGAGAGCTACGCCATTTACGTCTACAAAGTCCTGAAGCAGGTCCACCCCGACACTGGGATCTCCTCCAAGGCCATGAGCATCATGAACTCCTTTGTGAAAGACATCTTTGAGCGCATCGCCTGTGAGGCCTCTCGTCTGGCTAAATACAACAAACGCTCCACCATCACCTCCAGAGAGATCCAGACCGCCGTCCGCCTGCTGCTGCCCGGTGAGCTGGCCAAGCATGCTGTGTCTGAGGGCACCAAGGCTGTGACCAAGTACACCAGCTCCAAGTAA
- the LOC117812880 gene encoding late histone H2B.L4-like — MTGESGPKAPKKGMKKAASNVTKGTKKRRRTRKESYAIYIYKVMKQVHPDTGISSKAMNIMNSFVKDIFERIAGEASRLAQYNKRSTITSREIQTAVRLLLPGELAKHAVSEGTKAVTKYTSSK, encoded by the coding sequence ATGACAGGTGAGAGCGGACCCAAAGCGCCCAAGAAGGGGATGAAGAAGGCGGCATCTAATGTCACCAAGGGCActaagaagaggaggaggaccaggAAGGAGAGCTACGCCATTTACATATACAAAGTCATGAAGCAGGTCCACCCCGACACCGGGATCTCCTCCAAGGCCATGAACATCATGAACTCCTTTGTGAAAGACATCTTTGAGCGCATTGCCGGTGAGGCCTCTCGTCTGGCTCAATACAACAAACGCTCCACCATCACCTCCAGAGAGATCCAGACCGCTGTCCGCCTGCTGCTGCCCGGTGAGCTGGCCAAGCATGCTGTGTCTGAGGGCACCAAGGCTGTGACCAAGTACACCAGCTCCAAGTAA
- the LOC117812714 gene encoding histone H1-like, with amino-acid sequence MVEEAATKKKRTSSRARTGLQLWKMIAAAVRISSGRKGTSVQAIKKCLKNEGVDVEKNNSHINRNIVRLTNKGVLIQVKGTGANGSFKLAKTLKEPKKPKAKKAVVKKAVVKKAVVKKATAKKVVTKKSPAKKTAVKRTVGKGTTKKAVTKTTAKKTTKKKTIKKISKTPSKKSKPAKKTLVKRVNTKKVIQKKTTAKKTKK; translated from the coding sequence ATGGTAGAAGAAGCTGCGACCAAGAAGAAGAGGACCTCCTCACGGGCTAGGACCGGCCTGCAGCTCTGGAAGATGATCGCGGCCGCTGTGAGAATCAGCAGTGGCCGGAAGGGGACTTCTGTACAGGCCATCAAGAAATGCCTGAAAAATGAAGGTGTGGATGTGGAGAAAAATAACAGTCATATCAACAGAAACATCGTCCGTCTGACGAACAAAGGGGTCCTGATCCAGGTTAAAGGGACCGGGGCCAATGGATCCTTCAAGCTTGCCAAGACGCTGAAAGAACCCAAGAAACCCAAAGCCAAGAAAGCAGTGGTAAAGAAAGCAGTGGTAAAGAAAGCAGTGGTAAAGAAAGCAACAGCCAAGAAAGTAGTGACCAAGAAGAGCCCCGCCAAAAAGACAGCTGTTAAAAGAACAGTCGGTAAAGGAACTACCAAGAAAGCTGTCACCAAGACGACAGCTAAGAAAACCACCAAAAAGAAGACAATCAAAAAGATCAGCAAAACCCCGTCCAAGAAGTCCAAGCCAGCCAAGAAGACCCTTGTGAAGAGAGTGAATACAAAGAAGGTTATCCAGAAGAAAACAACCGCTAAAAAAACCAAGAAGTAA